The DNA window GGCACCCGCCCAATCACTATGCCTCCGGGAGGGACCTGGCGGAAGCCCCGTCAGAGAGACCGGTCGATGGAGTGCTGGAATTGCGGGGGCCGCACCGCTACAATGCGTGTCCCGAGCCGCATCGGCAGTTTTGTTACCGATGCGGCGAGGTCGGCTATACCCTTAAAAATTGCCCGTGCGAAGACGCGGAGTGCTGGAGAGCGGAGGGCCCACTCCGGAACCACCGTTCCCGCAGCGGAGGACTTCCGCCGTCGGAAGAGATCGTCCAGCCGGGGCCGCTTCCGCTCTGACTTAAATTAGGTCCCTGTTCCTTTTTTTGTAGGTCTCCTCACTCGCTACCGtgtgatatttcttttttgcttgTTTTTGTCCCGTCCGAGGTCCGGGACACCGTTTgtcgttttttgttttttttcttttctttttctttttccccgCGCGGACTTTTTCGTATGtttgatacatttttgttTGCCGGATAACCACCGATcgccattttaaaaataaaaatagtattcgTACTCTGGCATTATGTTCCTTATCTACCGCTCCCATCTCTGCGAGGCGTCTGCGAGCATTATTACTTAAAGACCCGTCGACATATGTTAGATACGACTGCAGGGAGACGATTACTTTTAGTCCCGTGAAGTGGCGTCGGTCTGCGTTTGTTTTTGTTGTGATTGGTTACCGTCCACTTTGTGCCAATATTCTGGAGGTTTCGGTAGTTCTCCGACCTCCGAAAATCCGAATAATCTGGTCTGGTGGCTGTCGAGATAATCGATGTCGGTACGATATCTCTTGGGAATGGGGGGTGACACTGTCATCCCGCGCGCGTCCACCGGATCTCTCCCCAATCGCTGAGCGCGGAATACACGCTCGCGCGAAAATCGCGAGAGCCATACCGAAATCTCCAAAGGGGCGTTTTTTATCGGatttattacgttatttttaattttagttattattttattattttgatacgaTATAGAAGCCTTATCGGAGGAGCGAGAAAGCAACCGGGAAAACAACCATCAAAACAGCTTTGAAGACGAGGGGCGACTTTCGGGAGGACATGAGATGGAAGGGAATTATCAACAGCCGAATTTGGAAGCGTGAGATGAGGAGCGTGAGAGGACGAGGGAATTCTTGCGCCTGGACGCAAGACCGTGCGGAGACGTGCCCCAAACGAGCTCCATCGCCGCGAGGCGCGGCGGGAGGACAAGAGATCGTTGAGAGTCACCAATGCGTTCCTCGATCCCGAGATCCAGGCGGGACACGTCGAGGCCCTCTCAGAAGGGCCCtgcgaaaattattgatcgcgatctcgggGGTACACGCTCCTGGTACGATCATGAGCGTGCCGCACGGCGGCTGCCTCGCGTGTTATATCATGCGATTGGTCGTGATAACACGCACCCCGGAATTTTGGTGTTTATTGCGTCATCCTTAGCGTAATTGCCATTGCGACACGGCCATGTCGGCAAGCGATCCCAACATCAAAACGTCCTGAATATTGGTTTCGCGGATTCAATTAGTATTGCGCGTTTTATACCGCATGTATCGTCTCTCTGGAGATCGCGGATCGATAATACGATGTAATATAGTAGTCGCGAAATTTCTCACCGTCTAGCGTCTAAGTGCGGTATGCGTGAGTAGTCTTTCGCCGAGTGTGAGTGTGTCTCGCgattatgtatttcttttgttagccttcgagtgtgagtgtgtttcgtgtggatatatttctattatttttttcgtcgaATTATATGCGTTGAAATGGATGAGCGATAGAGTGATTTCGCGGTTGGTACGGAATATCGTACAAAGCGTTGCGAGCAATATATGCGCGGTGCATGCTTAGGGGTGCACTGGATGCATGTGGTTGACGTACGACATGTTAAGATAGCGAGCGATATATTATCGATCCACGAGGGGTcgataatatatcgataactTCGGTATAATTTTGTCCGGGCATAGGCCCGATCCTGATTTAACAGCGTCTTATTTTCCGCAGCGCTTTTAAGCTGTCTCTAACATCCAGTCTCGCTTCCGCGAATTTATCGACGCCAAATAATTCACCGCTTTCTTTATGATTTATCCATCCGGATCCAATTCTTTCAccgtaataaatttgttattttcttgttaCTTCACGAGTATACTCTCATTTTACGTGTATTTGTCGCGAATGTCTCGTGTCTCGAATGAGATCTCGAGTATTGGACTCTAGAAATATTGCGTTGTATATCGTCTCTCTGGAGATCGCGGACCGAGACTCTGCGTAATATATTAGCGCGTAATTTCTCGCCGTTCTAGTGTCTAAGTCGTGTATGTGTGAGGTCGCCGAGTATGAGTGTGTTTCGCAATTAGGTATTCTTGTTGTTAATCGCCGAGTGTGAGTGTGTCTCGCGATTATTCGTATTCGCGATTATAGGTATTCCTGTTGT is part of the Cataglyphis hispanica isolate Lineage 1 chromosome 1, ULB_Chis1_1.0, whole genome shotgun sequence genome and encodes:
- the LOC126851174 gene encoding uncharacterized protein LOC126851174, producing the protein MLDVLGARAKYVSEIGVGVQGEIPDESEECESVVAAGPREDEIERGGAVVPSDFREESIVPKPYRRSEKATGKTTIKTALKTRGDFREDMRWKGIINSRIWKREMRSVRGRGNSCAWTQDRAETCPKRAPSPRGAAGGQEIVESHQCVPRSRDPGGTRRGPLRRALRKLLIAISGVHAPGTIMSVPHGGCLACYIMRLVVITRTPEFWCLLRHP